Proteins found in one Solitalea lacus genomic segment:
- a CDS encoding Glu/Leu/Phe/Val family dehydrogenase, which yields MAKKSMKSPSHEISFWDDVVAYFNHAASFTNHPKDILEMIRKCSSIYSFQFPIRKGDGFELISAWRVEHSHHKLPTKGGIRYSDMVNEDEVKALAALMTYKCAIVNVPFGGAKGGVKINPRNYTERELENITRRYTAELIKKNFIGPGTDVPAPDYGTGEREMSWIVDTYQAYHPGQIDSNACVTGKPLAQHGIAGRREATGKGVFFATRECVNVTEDMKKLKLPIGLAGKRVIVQGLGNVGYYTAKFIQEGGGIIVGLCEYEGAIYDAKGLDVDEVVRHRKETGSILNYKKAKNFKHSAEGLEQDCDILIPAALENQINDDNIKNIKAKIIVEGANGPSTPDAAAAFIKGGGLIVPDMYANAGGVTVSYFEWLKNLSHVAFGRMNKRFEENAARNMVDMIERMTGQSITADQRKVIVKGASELELVNSGLEETMVRAYHEIREIKQSDKKINDLRVAAFVCAIDKVAISYKNLGIFP from the coding sequence ATGGCTAAGAAATCTATGAAATCGCCTTCCCATGAAATTAGTTTCTGGGATGATGTAGTTGCCTATTTCAATCACGCCGCTTCTTTCACCAACCATCCTAAGGATATTTTGGAAATGATAAGAAAATGCAGCAGTATTTATTCCTTTCAATTTCCAATCAGAAAAGGTGATGGCTTTGAACTGATTTCTGCGTGGCGGGTTGAACACTCCCACCATAAACTACCTACCAAAGGCGGTATTCGTTACAGCGATATGGTAAACGAAGATGAAGTAAAAGCCCTGGCCGCACTTATGACCTACAAATGTGCGATTGTAAATGTGCCGTTTGGGGGGGCAAAAGGCGGGGTGAAAATTAACCCTCGTAATTATACCGAAAGAGAACTGGAAAATATCACCCGTCGATATACAGCTGAGTTAATTAAAAAGAATTTTATTGGCCCGGGAACTGACGTTCCGGCTCCTGATTATGGCACAGGAGAACGAGAAATGTCATGGATAGTTGATACCTATCAAGCCTATCATCCAGGTCAGATTGATTCAAATGCTTGTGTTACGGGAAAACCTCTGGCGCAACATGGAATTGCCGGAAGGAGAGAAGCTACTGGGAAAGGAGTGTTTTTTGCGACTCGTGAATGCGTAAATGTTACCGAAGATATGAAAAAACTCAAGCTGCCAATTGGGCTTGCCGGTAAAAGGGTAATTGTACAGGGTCTAGGTAATGTAGGGTATTATACAGCAAAATTTATTCAGGAAGGTGGAGGGATTATAGTAGGATTGTGTGAATACGAAGGAGCTATTTATGACGCCAAAGGTTTAGACGTTGACGAAGTGGTTCGTCACCGAAAAGAAACCGGATCTATTTTGAATTATAAGAAGGCGAAAAACTTTAAGCACAGTGCCGAAGGATTGGAACAGGATTGTGATATTTTAATTCCGGCAGCCCTAGAAAATCAGATTAATGATGATAATATTAAAAATATAAAGGCTAAAATTATTGTTGAAGGTGCCAACGGCCCCTCAACACCAGATGCTGCTGCTGCTTTTATCAAAGGCGGAGGATTAATAGTTCCAGATATGTATGCAAACGCAGGCGGTGTGACCGTTTCCTATTTCGAATGGTTAAAAAACCTGTCACATGTGGCATTTGGGAGAATGAATAAACGATTTGAAGAAAATGCTGCCCGTAACATGGTTGATATGATTGAACGCATGACAGGCCAATCTATTACTGCTGATCAACGTAAGGTGATTGTTAAAGGAGCTTCGGAATTAGAGCTTGTGAATTCGGGTTTGGAGGAAACAATGGTACGTGCTTATCATGAAATAAGGGAAATAAAACAAAGCGATAAGAAAATAAATGATTTACGGGTAGCGGCCTTTGTTTGTGCAATCGATAAAGTAGCAATTTCATATAAAAATCTGGGTATTTTCCCATAA
- a CDS encoding dodecin family protein, translating into MGIVKVIEVIASSETSIEDAIKNAVTEASKTIRNIDSVYVKDVKAHVKDGRVTTFGVICQLAFRLE; encoded by the coding sequence ATGGGAATTGTTAAAGTTATAGAGGTAATTGCCTCTTCTGAAACCAGTATTGAAGATGCAATCAAAAATGCAGTGACCGAAGCATCTAAAACCATTAGAAATATTGATTCAGTTTATGTAAAAGATGTTAAAGCGCATGTTAAAGACGGACGAGTAACCACCTTCGGTGTCATTTGTCAGCTTGCGTTTAGGCTTGAATAA
- a CDS encoding cytochrome c maturation protein CcmE, translating into MKKTHIVGIVIIAVAIAIIVSTYGNSSTYATFAEAKESAKEMHVVSHLVKSKPQHYDPIKDANYFSFYATDNKGGECKIVFFGTKPQDFEKSEQIVLTGEMVGNEFHASKILMKCPSKYTEQGGDMKEFSSVKKATAL; encoded by the coding sequence ATGAAAAAGACGCACATTGTAGGTATTGTTATCATTGCCGTTGCCATAGCAATCATTGTATCAACTTATGGTAATTCGAGTACATACGCCACTTTTGCTGAAGCAAAAGAATCGGCAAAAGAAATGCATGTTGTTAGTCATTTAGTAAAAAGTAAGCCGCAACACTATGATCCGATTAAGGATGCAAACTATTTTTCATTTTATGCTACTGACAACAAAGGTGGCGAATGTAAAATAGTGTTCTTCGGTACCAAACCTCAGGATTTTGAAAAATCAGAGCAAATTGTTCTTACCGGTGAAATGGTGGGCAATGAGTTTCATGCTTCAAAAATATTAATGAAATGTCCTTCAAAATATACTGAACAAGGTGGTGACATGAAGGAATTTTCTTCTGTTAAAAAGGCTACCGCTTTATAG
- a CDS encoding heme lyase CcmF/NrfE family subunit, with the protein MDIQYVGEHLLPGKIGQFFIVLAFGTSLLSTIAYYFQTVKDKNDTSWRQIARWSFRVQSVAVVGIIASLFYIIYNHYFEYNYAWAHSSKTLPVEYMISCFWEGQEGSFLLWAFWQLVIGNIIMRTAKTWEDSVMTIIGLSQVFILSMLLGVEVLGHRIGSSPFILLREAMQAPIFKDPEYLIKYIADGKGLNPLLQNYWMVIHPPTLFFGFASMVAPFAFAIAGLWTKRITEWIKPAIPWALVAVMVLGTGIIMGSFWAYEALNFGGFWAWDPVENASLIPWLTMISAVHVLVVYKNTGHSYFTALFLTLISYILVLYASFLTRSGILGETSVHSFTDLGMSGQLVIYVLAFLALSIVLIVFNWKKMPFTEKEESIYSREFWMFIGALVMTLSCLQIIGFTSVPVINKLFGTDIAPPLEPVAFYNQWQMPFAVVVAILLGFSQFMKYKKSEPVKFWISTGVSFVMSMLITAIVAYFTLFNGLTTIYGEGFKNTNDFNWMFLVLVFAAVFGVLANFTVLSDAIKGKFKLTGSAIAHIGFGLMLVGALIAASQNKVISINTAGLDYGSQFDAKNKRENILLWKNEPMKIDKYTVTYLGDSTVGVNTYYRVNYKAFDANNQVSENFDLYPLGQQNPSMGLVASPDTRHYLTHDIYTHVSSVPKKETEEEEHKPHEGHNDDEEYEKPVTYKVGVGDTIFFDEGKVVVKGINKNAQLKDIPLTSNDLAVGLMLDVIANDNNEITPVEPIYLIKNNAVFSFAKKMDEFGLKFKFVNILPKENKFELVMLKKPGKQKDYVIMKAIVFPYINLLWSGTIIMVIGFLFAIARRVKEFRASEKTTGKKAKQTA; encoded by the coding sequence ATGGACATTCAATACGTAGGTGAGCACCTGCTTCCCGGTAAAATAGGCCAGTTTTTTATAGTTCTGGCTTTCGGCACTTCTCTTTTATCTACAATAGCATACTATTTTCAAACGGTAAAGGATAAAAATGATACTTCATGGCGTCAAATTGCCCGTTGGTCTTTTCGAGTACAATCAGTTGCCGTAGTCGGGATTATTGCATCGTTATTTTACATCATCTACAATCATTATTTTGAGTACAATTACGCCTGGGCACACTCCTCTAAGACCCTTCCGGTTGAGTACATGATTTCTTGTTTCTGGGAAGGACAAGAAGGTAGCTTTTTGCTTTGGGCATTCTGGCAATTGGTTATAGGAAACATTATAATGCGTACAGCCAAAACCTGGGAAGATAGCGTGATGACAATTATCGGGCTTTCGCAGGTTTTCATTCTTTCCATGTTGCTAGGAGTAGAAGTTTTGGGCCACCGTATTGGTAGTTCTCCGTTTATTTTGTTGCGCGAAGCTATGCAAGCGCCAATATTTAAAGATCCGGAATATTTAATCAAGTACATTGCAGATGGTAAAGGCTTAAATCCGTTATTGCAAAACTATTGGATGGTTATACACCCTCCAACCTTATTCTTTGGATTTGCCTCAATGGTGGCGCCGTTTGCATTTGCAATTGCTGGCTTATGGACTAAACGAATTACAGAATGGATTAAACCAGCTATCCCTTGGGCTTTAGTAGCGGTAATGGTACTTGGTACTGGAATTATTATGGGATCGTTTTGGGCCTACGAAGCACTTAACTTTGGTGGTTTTTGGGCTTGGGATCCGGTAGAAAATGCATCGTTGATTCCATGGTTAACTATGATTTCGGCTGTACACGTGCTAGTTGTTTATAAAAATACCGGGCACTCCTATTTTACCGCCTTATTCCTTACCCTTATCAGTTATATTTTAGTTCTGTATGCTTCATTTTTAACCCGAAGTGGTATTTTAGGAGAAACTTCAGTACACTCTTTCACTGATTTAGGTATGTCGGGCCAATTGGTGATTTATGTATTGGCATTTTTAGCACTAAGTATTGTTCTAATTGTTTTCAATTGGAAGAAAATGCCATTTACTGAAAAAGAGGAAAGTATTTACTCTCGTGAATTCTGGATGTTTATCGGGGCTTTAGTAATGACTTTGTCGTGCTTGCAAATCATTGGATTTACCTCCGTTCCGGTTATCAATAAACTTTTTGGTACTGATATCGCTCCTCCTTTAGAACCTGTGGCCTTCTACAACCAGTGGCAAATGCCATTTGCAGTGGTTGTTGCCATTTTACTTGGGTTCTCTCAATTTATGAAATACAAAAAGTCTGAACCTGTTAAGTTCTGGATTAGTACCGGTGTTTCATTTGTAATGAGTATGCTAATTACTGCTATTGTGGCTTATTTCACTTTGTTTAATGGATTAACAACTATTTACGGTGAAGGCTTCAAAAATACCAACGATTTCAACTGGATGTTCTTGGTTTTGGTTTTTGCTGCTGTGTTTGGTGTCTTAGCCAACTTTACTGTTTTATCGGATGCTATAAAAGGTAAGTTTAAGCTTACCGGTTCAGCAATAGCTCACATAGGCTTTGGTTTAATGTTGGTAGGAGCTTTGATAGCTGCATCTCAAAACAAAGTAATTTCTATTAATACAGCTGGTTTGGATTACGGCTCTCAGTTTGATGCCAAAAACAAGCGGGAAAATATTTTGCTTTGGAAAAATGAGCCTATGAAAATTGATAAGTATACTGTTACTTATCTTGGCGATTCCACAGTAGGGGTTAATACCTATTATAGAGTAAATTATAAGGCTTTTGATGCCAATAATCAAGTGTCGGAGAATTTTGATTTATATCCTCTTGGTCAACAAAATCCTTCTATGGGATTGGTGGCTTCACCAGATACTCGTCATTATTTAACCCACGATATTTATACGCATGTAAGTTCTGTTCCTAAAAAAGAAACAGAAGAAGAAGAGCATAAGCCACACGAAGGGCATAATGATGACGAAGAGTATGAGAAACCTGTAACTTATAAAGTGGGCGTTGGTGACACGATCTTCTTTGATGAAGGCAAGGTTGTGGTAAAAGGCATTAATAAAAATGCACAATTAAAAGACATTCCTTTGACGAGTAACGATTTGGCTGTAGGCTTGATGCTTGATGTTATTGCAAATGATAATAATGAGATTACCCCTGTAGAGCCTATTTATCTTATTAAGAACAATGCTGTTTTCAGCTTTGCCAAAAAAATGGATGAATTTGGTTTGAAGTTCAAGTTTGTAAACATTCTTCCTAAAGAAAACAAGTTTGAGCTTGTTATGCTTAAAAAACCAGGTAAGCAGAAAGATTATGTTATTATGAAGGCAATTGTTTTTCCTTATATTAATTTGTTATGGAGTGGAACAATCATAATGGTAATCGGATTTTTGTTTGCAATTGCGCGTCGTGTTAAAGAGTTCAGAGCATCTGAAAAAACTACAGGAAAAAAAGCTAAACAAACAGCTTAA
- a CDS encoding Rossmann-like and DUF2520 domain-containing protein — protein sequence MKIVFLGSGNVATHLACTVQEAGHKVLQIFNHRLNGAVELAGKLNCAFTDKINEITDQADVYIISVKDDAIGIIAQQLNLKDKVVVHTAGSVDMNVLLPATPNVGVLYPLQTFSKDRALDFQSVPLFIEGANDITSETIKRLAQSIAHFVTVSNSEQRRILHLSAVFACNFVNHLYDLSNGLLKEHNLSFDALKPLILETAQKVQQLHPHNAQTGPARRNDQQVMTKHLQLLSNNQPLQFIYQLLSDSIVKSFQ from the coding sequence ATGAAGATTGTTTTCTTAGGTTCTGGAAATGTTGCAACCCACCTTGCTTGCACTGTTCAAGAGGCAGGTCACAAAGTTCTTCAGATATTTAATCATCGGTTAAATGGAGCAGTGGAACTGGCTGGTAAACTTAATTGCGCTTTTACTGATAAAATAAATGAAATAACTGACCAGGCGGATGTTTACATCATTTCAGTAAAAGATGACGCTATCGGCATTATAGCTCAACAATTAAATTTAAAAGATAAGGTAGTAGTACATACTGCAGGTAGCGTTGATATGAACGTATTACTGCCTGCAACTCCAAATGTTGGAGTTTTGTATCCCTTGCAAACTTTTTCTAAAGATCGTGCGCTTGACTTCCAATCAGTGCCCTTATTTATTGAAGGGGCAAATGATATTACATCCGAAACAATTAAAAGGCTGGCGCAAAGTATTGCTCATTTTGTAACTGTTTCTAATTCCGAGCAACGAAGGATATTGCATCTTTCAGCGGTATTTGCCTGTAATTTTGTAAATCATCTGTATGACTTGTCTAATGGATTGCTGAAAGAACATAATCTGAGCTTTGATGCACTTAAACCATTGATATTGGAAACTGCACAAAAGGTTCAACAATTACATCCGCATAATGCCCAAACCGGTCCGGCGCGTAGAAATGACCAGCAGGTTATGACAAAGCATTTACAATTATTGTCAAACAATCAGCCTTTACAATTTATTTATCAGTTATTATCAGATAGTATTGTTAAATCTTTTCAATAA
- a CDS encoding 2Fe-2S iron-sulfur cluster-binding protein yields MNVYKVKFNFEEAGKESIELPIAEGESVLDVALDNDIELQHNCGGVCGCSTCHIYVVNGMDNIQEISDKEEDFIDRAVDPRINSRLGCQCVIIDGNIEILVPDQSGFMGH; encoded by the coding sequence ATGAACGTTTATAAAGTAAAATTTAATTTTGAGGAGGCAGGTAAAGAATCAATTGAACTTCCCATTGCGGAGGGTGAATCGGTTTTAGACGTTGCTCTTGATAACGATATTGAATTGCAGCATAATTGTGGTGGAGTTTGTGGTTGTAGTACTTGTCATATTTATGTTGTAAATGGGATGGACAACATTCAGGAAATTTCTGATAAAGAAGAAGATTTTATTGATAGAGCCGTTGATCCACGAATTAATTCTCGTTTGGGTTGTCAATGTGTGATAATTGATGGCAATATTGAAATATTGGTTCCTGATCAATCAGGATTTATGGGTCATTAA
- the iscX gene encoding Fe-S cluster assembly protein IscX, which produces MKDQKYALPIKWNDYEDIAMGLYEKFGDDFDESKIYRIRFTELIEWVLSIPNFNGKREECNEGHLEQIQSAWVYEWRDNQ; this is translated from the coding sequence ATGAAAGATCAAAAATATGCATTGCCTATAAAATGGAATGATTATGAAGATATTGCAATGGGTTTGTATGAAAAGTTCGGTGATGACTTCGATGAATCAAAAATTTACCGTATTAGATTTACTGAATTAATTGAGTGGGTGCTTTCTATCCCTAATTTTAACGGTAAGCGTGAGGAGTGTAATGAAGGCCATTTGGAGCAAATTCAAAGTGCTTGGGTTTACGAGTGGAGAGACAATCAATAG
- a CDS encoding KdsC family phosphatase, with protein sequence MGFLPKLQEITTFIFDVDGVLTDGSVLVTEDGHHLRSFNIKDGYALQLAVKKGYNVAIISGGTSEGIRKRLENLGIKDVFLGTGKKIDVFESLLAKKNISKEQVLYVGDDIPDYLVMKMVGIAACPNDAVMEIQQIAQYISPYDGGKGCARDVIEKVMKVQGKWADDQQGFVW encoded by the coding sequence ATGGGTTTTCTACCTAAACTACAAGAAATTACCACTTTCATTTTTGACGTTGACGGGGTTTTGACTGATGGGTCGGTGTTGGTTACCGAAGATGGGCATCATTTGCGCAGCTTTAATATCAAAGATGGTTATGCCTTACAATTAGCAGTAAAGAAAGGTTACAATGTGGCTATAATTTCAGGTGGAACATCTGAGGGTATTCGTAAACGTCTTGAAAATCTCGGGATAAAAGATGTTTTTTTAGGTACGGGTAAAAAAATCGATGTTTTTGAAAGCTTGCTTGCAAAAAAAAATATATCGAAAGAGCAGGTTTTGTATGTTGGCGACGATATTCCAGACTATTTGGTGATGAAAATGGTTGGAATAGCGGCATGCCCCAACGATGCAGTTATGGAAATTCAACAAATCGCACAATACATCTCTCCATATGATGGTGGAAAAGGATGTGCACGGGATGTGATTGAAAAAGTGATGAAAGTTCAAGGAAAATGGGCCGATGATCAACAGGGCTTTGTGTGGTAG
- a CDS encoding Maf family protein, whose amino-acid sequence MKSPLNIILASKSPRRQELLKLMGFDFKVVLKDVDESFPVTLTPEEVAIFISEKKARAFDDSITDEVVITSDTIVCINDQILGKPVDREEALNMIAMLSGATHKVITGVSILRNHNIISFHDTTTVSLEALTDEEAAYYIDTFKPYDKAGAYGIQEWIGMNKISRIEGSYTNVMGLPTEKLYKHLIALS is encoded by the coding sequence ATGAAATCTCCTTTAAATATAATACTAGCTTCAAAATCTCCTCGTCGCCAAGAATTGCTAAAACTTATGGGGTTTGATTTTAAAGTAGTATTGAAAGATGTTGATGAGTCATTCCCAGTAACTTTGACACCTGAAGAAGTTGCAATTTTTATTTCAGAAAAAAAAGCCAGGGCCTTTGATGACAGCATAACAGATGAAGTGGTAATTACTTCGGATACTATTGTTTGCATTAATGACCAAATTTTAGGTAAGCCAGTGGATAGGGAAGAGGCGCTGAATATGATAGCGATGCTATCCGGCGCAACACACAAAGTGATTACAGGAGTTTCAATTTTACGGAATCATAACATAATTTCTTTTCACGATACTACCACTGTTAGTTTGGAAGCTTTAACTGACGAGGAAGCAGCTTATTATATCGATACCTTCAAGCCCTATGATAAAGCTGGAGCTTATGGTATTCAAGAATGGATTGGAATGAATAAAATCTCAAGGATTGAAGGTTCCTATACCAATGTAATGGGCTTGCCAACTGAAAAATTATATAAGCATCTCATTGCCCTTAGTTAA
- a CDS encoding exopolyphosphatase has product MKLAVIDMGTNTFHLLIAELKNGFMSEVYKENIPVKLGEGGINRRLITEAAFERGINAVKHFEEKVLENNIEALKIIGTSALRNAHNGAEFAAKVKEITNYDVEIIDGDKEAEFIYLGVKEAINLYHHKSLIMDIGGGSVEFIICDENQMFWKQSFEIGASRLIQKFKLSDPITSDEINELEAYFDQTLEQLFTAAKEISVDQIVGSAGSFETFADMIGHRFYTPELIDELTTYEFKKSEFDAIYEQLIHSTHKERLRTPGIITMRVDMIVVAAVLTNFIRKKLGLDRMHLSTYALKEGVLSEMAREINNLVN; this is encoded by the coding sequence ATGAAGCTTGCCGTAATTGACATGGGTACTAATACATTTCATTTATTAATTGCCGAACTTAAAAACGGCTTTATGAGTGAGGTATATAAAGAAAATATCCCTGTTAAGTTAGGCGAGGGCGGCATTAATAGAAGGTTAATTACTGAAGCAGCTTTTGAACGTGGAATTAACGCGGTAAAGCACTTCGAGGAAAAGGTGTTGGAGAATAATATTGAAGCCCTTAAAATAATAGGAACCTCTGCCTTACGCAATGCTCATAACGGAGCTGAATTTGCTGCCAAAGTAAAAGAAATAACCAATTATGACGTCGAAATAATTGATGGAGATAAAGAAGCTGAATTCATTTATTTGGGGGTAAAGGAGGCCATCAACCTGTACCACCACAAATCATTGATTATGGATATTGGTGGCGGTAGTGTTGAGTTTATAATTTGTGATGAAAATCAAATGTTTTGGAAACAAAGCTTTGAAATAGGAGCTTCACGTTTAATCCAAAAGTTTAAGCTAAGTGACCCAATTACTTCCGATGAGATAAATGAACTGGAAGCGTACTTTGACCAAACACTGGAACAATTATTTACTGCTGCTAAGGAAATATCTGTCGACCAAATTGTAGGTTCAGCGGGTTCCTTTGAAACTTTTGCGGATATGATTGGACACCGTTTTTATACTCCGGAACTTATTGATGAGCTGACCACCTATGAGTTTAAGAAAAGTGAATTTGATGCTATATATGAGCAATTGATCCATTCAACGCATAAAGAACGCTTGCGCACTCCCGGTATTATTACCATGCGTGTTGACATGATTGTTGTTGCCGCAGTATTAACCAATTTTATTCGTAAAAAGTTAGGATTGGACCGTATGCATTTATCAACATATGCATTGAAGGAAGGCGTACTATCCGAAATGGCTCGAGAAATTAATAACCTGGTTAACTAA
- a CDS encoding ABC transporter permease encodes MNKIFLIVSREYLTRVRKKSFIILTIVVPLFIMLMYAGIITLVMKGSELSGPQSVIVVDESGFFKQKLKDDKTLKFTYLDINLKEAKNIVKASENSYLLYIPKFSGYQPKNIELIAKKQASLGFSSDLEKQLENVIRDKKLLEAGINQKVLDDLKTNISIDTKKLTEKGEEAGSSGAAFGVGMIASILIYMFIFLYGVQVMRGVIEEKSNRIVEVIISSVKPFQLMMGKIIGVALVGLTQFLLWVVLTTTIGSVAMKMMLPENAKSKIEQLQQQNSSLSNDSSNADNPAEKIFEAINTIPLGLILGSFLFYFLGGYLLYSAIFAAIGSAVDNETETQQFMLPVTLPLIFAFIFSINFVVNNPDSPISFWMSMIPFFSPVVMMVRIPYGVAAWELALSMSLLILGFLGTVWLAAKIYRTGILMYGKKVSWKELSKWLSYK; translated from the coding sequence ATGAATAAGATATTTTTAATAGTTAGTCGAGAGTACCTAACACGTGTGCGCAAAAAATCATTCATCATACTAACCATCGTAGTTCCATTGTTTATAATGCTGATGTATGCAGGAATTATAACCCTTGTAATGAAAGGCAGTGAACTTAGTGGCCCTCAAAGTGTAATTGTAGTAGATGAAAGCGGCTTTTTTAAGCAGAAATTAAAAGACGATAAAACATTAAAATTCACCTACCTCGATATCAATTTAAAGGAAGCAAAGAACATTGTAAAAGCTAGCGAAAACAGTTATTTGCTTTACATTCCTAAGTTTTCAGGCTATCAACCTAAAAACATTGAATTAATAGCTAAAAAGCAAGCGAGCTTGGGTTTTAGTTCCGATTTGGAGAAGCAATTGGAAAATGTAATCCGCGATAAAAAATTATTAGAAGCAGGAATTAATCAAAAGGTATTAGATGATCTTAAAACCAATATCTCCATTGACACAAAAAAACTGACAGAGAAAGGGGAGGAAGCCGGAAGCTCTGGAGCTGCTTTTGGGGTTGGAATGATCGCTTCTATACTAATATATATGTTCATTTTCCTTTACGGAGTGCAAGTGATGCGTGGGGTGATAGAAGAAAAGTCCAATCGCATTGTAGAGGTAATCATTTCATCCGTAAAACCATTTCAATTGATGATGGGCAAAATAATTGGTGTTGCATTAGTTGGGTTAACTCAATTTTTACTTTGGGTAGTATTAACAACTACCATTGGATCGGTAGCTATGAAAATGATGCTACCTGAGAATGCAAAAAGCAAAATTGAGCAACTGCAACAACAAAATAGCTCTTTATCAAATGACTCTTCCAATGCTGATAATCCTGCTGAAAAAATATTTGAAGCTATTAATACAATTCCATTAGGTTTAATATTGGGCAGCTTTCTTTTCTATTTCTTAGGAGGCTACTTGTTGTATAGTGCCATTTTTGCAGCCATAGGATCTGCTGTAGATAATGAAACAGAAACTCAGCAATTTATGCTACCGGTTACTTTACCATTAATATTTGCTTTTATTTTTTCAATCAACTTTGTGGTGAATAACCCCGACAGTCCTATTTCTTTTTGGATGTCAATGATCCCCTTCTTTTCCCCTGTTGTAATGATGGTTCGTATCCCTTATGGTGTTGCTGCATGGGAACTAGCCCTTTCTATGAGTCTATTAATCTTAGGTTTTTTGGGTACTGTTTGGTTGGCGGCAAAGATTTACCGTACTGGAATTTTAATGTATGGCAAAAAGGTAAGCTGGAAGGAGCTTAGCAAATGGCTATCTTATAAATAA
- a CDS encoding ABC transporter ATP-binding protein: MLSIRNIVKQYANHTALSGVSLEIEQGSVFGLLGPNGAGKTSLIRIINQITAPDSGEIFFKGEKLSQKHIAQIGYLPEERGLYKKMEIGEQVLYLAQLKDLSRADALKRARYWFEKLEIQSWWHKKVEELSKGMQQKVQFVTTVMHQPELLILDEPFSGFDPINVDIITREILELNKLGTTIIFSTHRMESVEALCDSIALLNKSQKILEGKVKEIRYQYRSHSFKITYNGNLPYLNGSANQIYDILTHSFDDMHQHLTVKLKGEHTSNDLLRFLMPHVLVEGLEEIIPSMHDIFIAKVKETGGILPEELQ, translated from the coding sequence ATGCTAAGCATCCGCAACATCGTAAAGCAATACGCCAACCATACTGCATTAAGTGGCGTAAGCCTTGAAATTGAACAAGGTTCTGTATTTGGGTTACTAGGCCCAAATGGAGCCGGCAAAACCTCATTAATTCGTATAATCAATCAAATCACAGCACCCGATAGTGGCGAAATTTTTTTTAAAGGCGAAAAACTTTCGCAAAAACATATAGCCCAAATTGGTTATTTACCTGAAGAACGCGGATTATATAAGAAAATGGAAATTGGAGAGCAGGTTTTATATCTGGCCCAATTAAAAGATTTAAGTAGAGCTGACGCTCTTAAAAGAGCCCGATATTGGTTTGAGAAGTTGGAAATTCAAAGCTGGTGGCACAAAAAAGTAGAAGAGCTTTCTAAGGGTATGCAGCAAAAAGTACAGTTTGTTACCACTGTCATGCACCAACCTGAACTATTGATTTTAGATGAACCTTTTTCAGGCTTCGACCCTATCAATGTTGACATCATTACCCGGGAAATCTTAGAGCTTAACAAGCTAGGCACCACTATTATTTTTTCCACTCACAGAATGGAATCAGTTGAAGCTCTTTGTGATTCAATTGCTTTGCTTAATAAGTCGCAGAAAATTTTAGAGGGAAAAGTGAAAGAAATACGCTACCAATATCGTAGTCATTCTTTTAAAATAACGTACAACGGAAATTTACCCTATTTAAATGGTAGTGCTAATCAAATTTATGATATATTGACTCATTCCTTTGACGATATGCATCAGCATCTTACAGTTAAATTAAAAGGAGAACACACTTCTAATGACCTGCTTCGTTTTTTAATGCCCCATGTATTAGTTGAAGGTTTGGAAGAAATCATCCCTAGCATGCATGATATTTTTATTGCCAAAGTGAAAGAAACAGGTGGAATTTTACCAGAAGAACTTCAATAA